The DNA window GAGAAGCTCCCTAATCTACTTCGCCGTGCACCTCAGTTGGTTGACTTGGGTACAGGTGTCTATTCCGCTGAAATCCGGTCCGACACATTCTCTAACTTGACAGAATCATTTTCCACTTGTAAGCAGCTTGAAGGCTTGTCAGGTCTTTGGGATGTGGTTCAAGCTTATCTTCCAGCCATGTATTCCGTCTGCTCCGGTATCACATCACTGAATTTAAGTTATGCAACCATTCAAAGTTCCGATCTAGTCAAACTTGTTGGCCAGTGTCGAAATTTACAGCGTCTATGGGTATGTGATTTTACTTGACCTTCCATGCAATTAATAAAGCTTGCAATCACAGTAGTGAACTGTTAAATGAATTATTGTGCTTGCTTCCTGTTGTATAATTGTTAATCGCAAATGGACATAAATCTCTGGTTGAAATGAATTATTCTTGGGTTTGAATTTCTTTTTAGATATTGAatcatgttttgaaattttttaatatagatTGTGTAATACATTTATTGCATTAACGTCATGAAACTAATAATTCTTGTATTTTCACAGGTTCTGGATTACATTGAAGACAGTGGTCTTGAAGCTGTTGCAGAGTCTTGCAAGGATCTGCAGGAACTTCGGGTGTTTCCTTCAGATCCTTTTGGAGGAGAACCAAATGTATCTCTCACTGAAAGGGGGCTTGTTTCTGTCTCAGAGGGCTGCCCCAAACTTCAATCTGTTCTTTACTTCTGCCGTCAGATGTCAAATACTGCTTTGATTGCTATAGCAAGGAATCGGCCCAAGATGATCCGCTTCCGACTGTGTATCATCGAGCCTCGGGCCCGTGATTACATAACCCTCGAACCACTTGATACTGGTTTTGGAGCCATCGTGGAGAAGTGCAAGGATCTACGGCGCCTTTCCTTGTCTGGTCTCCTCACTGATCGAGTATTCGACTATATTGGGACACATGCTAAGAAACTGGAGATGCTTTCCATAGCTTTTGCAGGGGATAGTGACTTGGGCCTGCATCATGTATTGTCCGGGTGTGAAAGTCTCCGGAAACTGGAGATAAGAGACTGTCCATTTGGGGACAAGGCTCTTTTGGCCAATGCTGCAAAGCTGGAGACAATGCGATCCCTTTGGATGTCTTCTTGCTCAGTTAGTTATGGAGCGTGTAAGCTGCTTGGTCAAAAGATGCCTATGCTCAATGTCGAAGTTATCGATGAAAGTGGGCCTCCGGATTCGAGACCTGATAGCTGGCCTGTTGAGAAACTCTACATTTATCGGACAGTTGCAGGACGAAGACTTGATATGCCCGATTACATCTGGAAAATGGATGAAGACAAGGAACTGGAATATTCTTAAGAAAACAATCCAACTTAGCTATCCACCGGTTCTTGCTTACGAGAGATTGAGGTAAATGTCCCCCTATATATGTTCCATTCAATTTTATTCGCAACTTAGTTGTGTTGTATTTGTCAGTAACTACGTTAATCATGCTGAGTTATTTGTTTTGACTTTAGCTCTGTAATCTGTATGCTACTATACGCGAAACCTTTGCAATCTTTTGGCGAGTTGATTTGTATAATAGTTCTATATAAATGTTGTTCATCAAATTATCTGAAACAAGAAATAAATGGTGTTGTATGAAAATGTGAAGTGATTGATGTTTAAGGTTCTGTAGGAACCTTTTTTATGGGTTTCCTTGAATAATATTCTACTGTTGCAGTCTCCATCCATCCATCTCTCTGTTTTTGTCATTTTTCCCTTGGCTCGAACCATGATtagatttatatatatgtataatatacatatatatatatatatatagaatatacatatatatatatatatatatagagagagagagagaggtaTAGCATTGACTGCAGAGCCATGTGATAGATTCTGAGGATAGAGAGAGGGTTGGTTTGTGTTGCCAACTTTATTAAAAATTGCTGGAAGTAAGTATTCATTTATTGATTCGTTCTCGCCTTTTCATAATCACCTGGCCACCACTATTTTCTTTGGACTACAGCCTGCCCTTTGAACACACTAAAGAGCCAGCCGGTTTGATTTCTGATTCAAAAAATTACTAACTTTTCATCCACTGTCCATTCCTAAATTCGTGATCCCTATTGGTCCATTtaacaattttattattatcgcAACTTTTTTCCCTTTGCTAAAAAGATATTTTCAGTTTCATGTTGTATTTGGATCGATGAATTTAACACATGAGATAATGGGATAtccttctaaaaaaaaaaactgaatgGATTTGGAACTCTTGACTTGTGAAAGCATgacttattttaaaatgatttgtattgaatttaaacatttttatataaaaaagttTTGTGGGCCTGAAAATTCAGATTCGATATTCATTTGAGTGAGGGGATAATATTATTTTGGTACATGAACTGTAAGTCCATAGAACTAAGATGCTTAAAACACAATGTATTAATAatgtaatataaaaaataaatacattcACATAAAACGTATTTTATTGAGTTcatcaaatatataatataaaaaaaaatcaaaataaattattaaaagtttTCATTTTCCCCCCGTATACAAATTTGTAAAAACAATTTTAATACCAAAAATCGTTGAGAGCTGTAATAAATAACAATGAAATGAAGCTAAAAAGATAATCTttgttaaaataaataaataaataaataaatatcccTGGGCGAAATCAGAGTACACTAATTATTGTATTTGTACTTGGAGAAGAAGAATTCAAAGCGGTGATATATTATTGATTCTGACAATGACGAGAGAGTGTAATAATATTGTGGAGATAAGTCAATATTAGACAAAGAAAAAGTGTTGTGGTTTGATTTGTACGATAGGATTGAGTCGTTGTTGTCCAATCAATCACACTTTGCCCTCACTTTTGGACTCAAAACTCGACCCAATTACTTTGTTACCAAGGAATCTCGTTAACTCGATCGTTTTTACCACTTTCCCTTCTTTCTTCACCTAACTACACttgttttttatttgtttttcttAAGTTGGATTTTTATTATATTCACAAATTTAATTTGATATACCTCACGTTGGGCTATGTTTTATCCCATCGAATAAATGTGTCGGATCGGATTGGAGACGTGtctacaataaaaagtaatatatccgacataaaaaaataatcggTCGGTGGAAATTCGTCTCACATAattatccgtgagacgatcacATGTGAGTTTGAGTTTTTGTGTTCAATATTATATACAACCTGTATATAAATTTCATATcacatatatttaaattaatgaaTATTAATACATGTTATTCGTGTGCCAAATAGCTAGTACATATTTTAATAAGAGCAAAGTTTGCAGTCAAATTATTCGAAACACACAATTGTGaccaaactttttcagtagaccacacatataagaataaatattactCGTCTCTTGGTTCCTATGGATTGGGTAGCACCAATGTATATCGACATAATTTTGTACAATAATATCCAATTAGTTTCTTTTACAAATTATCCAATCGGTActtcaagaaaaaaataatttagtttTCGGGCAATTGAAAGGCGAGAGAAAATGATGAGTTTaaaatttattcttgatatggtAGTTCATGAATTTGCTTTTGAACTTtacccaaaaatattttaataaaaaataatttagtttTTGGACAAATGGAAGGTGAGAGAAAATGACAAGTTTGTGGAAAGAAATTTATTCTTATTTTGGTCGCTTTTGTACGATGGAAATCATATTTCCACAATGATATGATATTGCCCACTTTGGACTTAACAACCAATGAACTAAGTAAGGCCTTCGGTAGATTTGTTTTTGTACTTTACCCAAAAGATTTCATACCAATAAAGATATCTTCCATCTTACAAACTCATATTCTTTCTTAAAATGACGAGTTTGTGGCacataatatttattcttgatttcgTCATTTTTGTTGTATAATGAAAGTTACTTATCTCCACAATTGTATTATATTATCTATTTGGGTCTAAGCTCTAATGAATTAGCTTTTGAGCTTTACCCAAAAATATTTCGAgcgaaaataatttattttttggaCAAATGGAAGGTAAGAGAAAATGACGAGTTTGTGGTAAGAaaatttattcttgattttcgTCGTTTATGTTATACAATGGGATTCACTTTTTTCCACAATAATATAGTATTTTCTAGTTTGAGCCTAAGTTCTCATGTATATATTTGCTTTTGAACTTTACCCAAAAGACCTAGGACCAATAAAGATATCTTCCAATTTATAAACTGATCATGACCTTCCTTATATATTTTATCGTAGGACTTTGGTTAAATTCCCAACagtttttaaatgagttttgttAGTTATCCGCCAAATGATTTATCACGAAGTTGAATTATTGTGTAGTCAACAAATATAATTATTCTGTGAATTATAAGCTTATTTAGTCTACATAAGTGGAATAAAAGaacaaatatattatatatattatacaaaCTAGACTAAATATTTAATCTAAGACTTATTTTAAACTCAATCCTCTTTCAATTACTAAGCCAAATATATCACAAATTCAAGTAAAACAAAATAGGATTTTCCACTTCAAGAAAAGGAGAAACTCGATTCTAGCCTTAGGGTGGTTCCAATGGGCAGTGCCCGATTGCAGCATCGAATTTCCCAAAAAAAGTTTAGTTATAGCTTTTGTTTTCTACCTCTGCCTATGGCAAATCACTTTTCTGATCATAACCTAAATTTAgaaacattttcttttgaacAAATTCGTGCAAAAAGGGATTAGATGAGATAAAACTGATTGATTAACTGAATTATTGATTTGGTGGTTATATATTCTTTTCATCTTTTCATAAATGGACATTTAGATTCAAATGTATTTTTGCCGAAATATGAAAGTTCTGACCGTTGGGTGAActctattttattacatataGTTAGTTACTAAGGCACACGCGTTGTGTGTAACATAATTGCACGAATATTGTTTAACATTACAAATATTAAACATTATTGCTAATTCATGCAAACAATTAAGAATGAAATGAATTATTATCAttacacatatataatattactGTTGACAGCAAACCTTAAAATCATGTTAGTTTGTTGTTGGTTCTTTAGACCGGATAACAAGTGCGCCAGGAATTTCATCACCATGATGATCGATGATGATGATCTCGAGATCGTGACCGTTCGTTTCGACGTCCGTCGAATTCTCTAGTGCTTTATTAAGTTCCTTGATGGTGTTCAAATCATGTATCTTGGCTTCTTGAGGTTGAATCTGCTGCTTCCTATTCTTGTACACCATGTATAATATCATCTGCATGATTCCAAACGAAAACCCTAGAACGTTTGGTGCCTGTCACATGTAATTTAGATGAAACTAATTAGTATATTATTGTaaatttaattcactaatttattaattatatttgtaCTTACAGCAATATAGTAATCTTTGATCAAGAGACCGTAGAAGAACCACATGACGGCGCAAAGTGTGAGGAAGAAAGAAAGTGAAAATGGCATGAATTCCACGCTTTTGGTTCTTATCACTTGTCTCTGCAtggaaattaaatttatatatggttaatatttttggaaaattatgcATGAACTCGTCGAAAATTGACGTACCATGATGCTCAGAGGAGCAGCAAAAACGCTGACAGAGAAGGCAGCACAGATCCAACCCACGATTCGGACTCGATTTTCCCCGTTTGAAAGAAGACTTGTGCCTCCAATGACTAATCCGAGTGACATGAAATTAATCAAGAGGAGCTGTTTGCAGGCGAACACCTTGACAAAGGAATTCTCATGTTAAATGGATCGATTAAGTTTGCGAATTTCAAGAAAGATATGAATTATACAAACAAGTTTCTGCGCACGCACCTTGGATTCTTTTGTTGCATAAATCATGAAGATTGTTAGATAAAAAATTTCGAAAACACATCCGATAGTGTTGATCGTAATGAGAATGAGTACATTTTGCTTCAGGAAAGCGTAGTATAGATACAAAGTGGCACTGAATAACGCCACTGAATAAGGGAATGATTGGAATCCCTCTGTGGATTTCTTCTTCCATATTCTGTAAAATGTTGGGCTGCAAAAACAAATTCAAATCacaaaacagaaaaaaaaacacacaagaAAATGGAAAGAGAACGGATTAAAATACTTACGCCGGCGACAAGTAAACCAAGAACGACACAATATTGCCTTCGAggaaaacaatataaaagtcagtatcaatttctcaaaaaattaaagaaatatcACATTAGTTTCAAGAAGGAAGGGAGAATATATATACCAAGAATGCCAAAAGCAAAGGCCAAGTGATGAACCGATGAAATTGCCATTCTTGACTCAGTGAAGTTCTTGGTTTTCAAGTCTGGCTTGGATTAAGGATTGGCTGAGGATTATATAGCAATGGAAGAGTGTTTCAAAGTATTATGTGTATTTGGACACAAAATGAGAATGAACCAATGCATTGGTTTTTATTGTTTAATTAGGAAACTTGCACTTCAATAAGAGAACTAACGTTGTGGGGAAATAGATCGTTTAATTAATTGGTTATCaattaaatgaaataaattaattcgTATTTTATAACATGATATTTGATAGAGCCAGCTGAAGTTTAGCTCAAATCTTGAACAAAAAGTTGAAgaattttgtggttgttttgctTGTGCGTGCTTACTCGATAACTTTACGGAAACTACAAATATTATTCGTGGATTATCgagtaaaataatttgatattcaatatttcaaatatgtaatgaaACGATATTAATTATGCTGACGTTTGGGAGCTTGGACGCATTCGATCAGTTAGGTTTGTTTATTCCTTTGAACTCACTCCACATTTTACACCCACGTCTTTCTTTTGCGTTTAATATGGCTTTTCTTCATGCAATCAATTAAAATCGCATTTCCAAATCTAAATTCTAACGGACAGTTTCAATCTGATTCCActttttgggttttttttttatatattttttattgctACACGGCCTAAAAAACACAATATTCAATATATGCATAaacacctatatatatatatatatcatcaaATACAATATGAATCGATTCTTTTACATTCAAAGTAcatttattaaagactctataaggtttactaactgatgaataaccCAGAAATATTTATTCTGCAGATTTTGCATCAAaagttttcaaataatttttgccattatcatgaataaaacatctgcatcCAAATATTCTGAAATAAGACGTCACACTTTTATGTCCATGCCAGATCTTACATGacgtttttaaatgatttttgttaatcatttatctgttctgagtgtagcatgcagtgtttactgcttctgccaaaaatctttgagaaatatcaGAATCAGCGAGCATTATTCTAGCAGCTTTTTAAGagttcgatttcttctctcaactACACTATTTttctgaggagttcttgctgctgagagctcatgcttaatcccAGTATTTACTGGATAAAATTTCGGTTTAACGCAATAATCTGTAAACCatactgatcaaataaatcgcaCTTGACAAACCCTTTGCGACAGACTTGCTAGAGAAAATGTTGGTAGGCAAGGGCAGAACCACTTTGTGGCCTATTCAGGCTCTAGCCTGGGAGAACTTttctattttcaatttttttttttttattttgatccaAATTGTATTAAGCCCGATATTTCAAATagaaaaataaacaagaaaacttAAAATTCACTTTATTTGCTCCACCAATTCGATACAAAAACACAATGTTCGTTTTGTAAAagatcgatttttttttaaaaaataaagcatCTAGTTTGTGGTgcaaattttctaaaaaaaaattacaacgttttttttattaaatagattTTTGCTGGATGTAACATTTGACGATTTTTTTGAATGATTACATCAATAATGTCCATGGAACGCATCTCAGATATTTTTTTTTAGCAAGAAACGTGGAAATTTGGGAAAACAAATCAATGATCCATACAATCTACGTACAGCTGTATTAATAACTAATTTGATTATTACGAACTCAGTGATCTAATCATTAGTCTCCGACGAACCTGTTTCAAAGCAGCAAAATGagattaatattatttattacaaTGATTCTTCATCAGgaaattcaattaattattcaaGAAGCAGTCCACAAAAATGGACAACAGATCACGTGCTCTCTCAATTATCATTAACATCTTTACGAGGAGTTAAGCCAGAAAAATAAGATCTGTTCTAGAGAATTAAACCAAAATATAAGATCCATGCAAGAATTTATGATTCACATTTCAATTCTTGAGGAATAATATTAATGCAtgtcttgaatttattatataatatttattatttctgGAAGAACCTGTTGGGCCTTTAGGCTCACTAGTTTTCGTCGATATAGGTAAAGAAGACTAGGTGGTACTGACTGGTAATGATGAGCGGACTAGATGTGAGGAGCATCTGATCCGAGCGATTCTATTTCCGCTTACGAACGTTTATTGGATTTAAGTATTTATGGGTTGACTTCTAACATTTATACCTTGTTAGTATTTTGGATGTTGAAGATTATCTTCGACATTTAATAGAATATAATTTGGACGAAATTTGTTTGTGTTTTGTTtttatacttttgaataaaattttgGGACGTTAATTTCATACACATACAAAAATGTATTGTGGAAGAATCGAAAGTTTTTAGTTgggaaattaataaaaaaaatgtaaataatCTTTCTTCTTTTTGTTGCAGTCAATTAATCAAGATACACAATGAGACATATTGGTGACAATTAATTTCATTACATGAATGCATAATGAATGTTTCTATATTAAGGATAATAATTAACGAACGCGCAAATTAATTAAAGGCATAAGTATCTGAATAACATGTAGTTTAATTAAATGCataagtatttaattaattgtgaATGTCAGTGTTGTGGACGAGAGAGAATGAATAACAACCAATTATGGGAATTTTTGTTTGGTAATAGTAGGCAATGAGATTGCTTTACTTGATTTTGGATACATATTTCTTACAAGTGGAGTACATGGTGTACCATATGAGTATATTCGTACTTATATTTTCAagacaaaaaattgtgtgagacggtctcacggacgtattttgtgagacatgtctcttatttggctcatccatgaaaaaatattactattTGTGCTAagactattattttttattgtgaattttGGTATAGTTGAcgcgtctcacatataaagattcgtgagaccgtctcacaagagacctactctattttcaaaataaagtttgccactCCTTATTAAATGATTACTAAAATATGAATGGAAATAATGACCATTTCATGAACATGAAGATGATAGATTCAAAATAATTCGAAAAATCAGGCAAAAAAGCTGATCATAGAAGCATGTGAATATATATAGGACTGTGAACTCATTTTGTTGTTTTGTCATATGTTTGCTAAAACAGGTTTGATGATAAGAATTTTGGTGAGTGCATTTgaataagattttttttaaaaaaaaaaaaattcataaaatattaCTAGATATAATATTACTTATGTTTGTTTTGTCCGATGCTTAAACTCAAGTTCTACAAAATATTAGAGTATCATGGTGtgcaacggttggctagggaatttattgactcaagtgtaataaacaatctttattttaatataatttactttttaatagGTTTCGTTatattttatctgtatacccatacaaacaacataga is part of the Primulina eburnea isolate SZY01 chromosome 1, ASM2296580v1, whole genome shotgun sequence genome and encodes:
- the LOC140832168 gene encoding protein TRANSPORT INHIBITOR RESPONSE 1-like; translated protein: MGYSFPEEVLEHVFSFLSSDKDRNAVSLVCKSWYEIERWCRRRIFVGNCYAVAPEIVIRRFPEVRALEMKGKPHFADFNLVPEGWGAYMDPWISAMSVAYPFLEEIKLKRMVVTDDSLELISKSFKNFKVLVLSSCEGFTTDGLASIAANCRNLRELDLRESEVEDLNGHWLSHFPDNFTSLVSLNMSCLHSEVNLSTLERLVARSPNLKTLRLNRAVPLEKLPNLLRRAPQLVDLGTGVYSAEIRSDTFSNLTESFSTCKQLEGLSGLWDVVQAYLPAMYSVCSGITSLNLSYATIQSSDLVKLVGQCRNLQRLWVLDYIEDSGLEAVAESCKDLQELRVFPSDPFGGEPNVSLTERGLVSVSEGCPKLQSVLYFCRQMSNTALIAIARNRPKMIRFRLCIIEPRARDYITLEPLDTGFGAIVEKCKDLRRLSLSGLLTDRVFDYIGTHAKKLEMLSIAFAGDSDLGLHHVLSGCESLRKLEIRDCPFGDKALLANAAKLETMRSLWMSSCSVSYGACKLLGQKMPMLNVEVIDESGPPDSRPDSWPVEKLYIYRTVAGRRLDMPDYIWKMDEDKELEYS
- the LOC140812722 gene encoding bidirectional sugar transporter NEC1-like isoform X1, with the translated sequence MAISSVHHLAFAFGILGNIVSFLVYLSPAPTFYRIWKKKSTEGFQSFPYSVALFSATLYLYYAFLKQNVLILITINTIGCVFEIFYLTIFMIYATKESKVFACKQLLLINFMSLGLVIGGTSLLSNGENRVRIVGWICAAFSVSVFAAPLSIMRQVIRTKSVEFMPFSLSFFLTLCAVMWFFYGLLIKDYYIAAPNVLGFSFGIMQMILYMVYKNRKQQIQPQEAKIHDLNTIKELNKALENSTDVETNGHDLEIIIIDHHGDEIPGALVIRSKEPTTN
- the LOC140812722 gene encoding bidirectional sugar transporter NEC1-like isoform X3; the protein is MAISSVHHLAFAFGILGNIVSFLVYLSPAPTFYRIWKKKSTEGFQSFPYSVALFSATLYLYYAFLKQNVFACKQLLLINFMSLGLVIGGTSLLSNGENRVRIVGWICAAFSVSVFAAPLSIMRQVIRTKSVEFMPFSLSFFLTLCAVMWFFYGLLIKDYYIAAPNVLGFSFGIMQMILYMVYKNRKQQIQPQEAKIHDLNTIKELNKALENSTDVETNGHDLEIIIIDHHGDEIPGALVIRSKEPTTN
- the LOC140812722 gene encoding bidirectional sugar transporter NEC1-like isoform X2, with translation MAISSVHHLAFAFGILGNIVSFLVYLSPAPTFYRIWKKKSTEGFQSFPYSVALFSATLYLYYAFLKQNVLILITINTIGCVFEIFYLTIFMIYATKESKLLLINFMSLGLVIGGTSLLSNGENRVRIVGWICAAFSVSVFAAPLSIMRQVIRTKSVEFMPFSLSFFLTLCAVMWFFYGLLIKDYYIAAPNVLGFSFGIMQMILYMVYKNRKQQIQPQEAKIHDLNTIKELNKALENSTDVETNGHDLEIIIIDHHGDEIPGALVIRSKEPTTN